In the bacterium genome, one interval contains:
- a CDS encoding class I SAM-dependent methyltransferase, with the protein MRPHEHARTAPDATAPDADEARRYRALERAWQDEVGVDLLDRPFAAAGSAAVFHHQWDRLLAEIAAAPEGSVIEVGCGRGHFLRYAQERAPRSTRPLIGLDVSRAVAALPQARLAGVQADGEWLPFRTASAACIVFDGALHHVIDYAAALREALRVLVPGGLLVIYEPLNSTFTTLVHRLLDPIVFRASVQYESPIDIRFKRDFHEHRILGVLREGGCTVRESRSDFLAYPLTGCYAGSAFGRSLRVMRALLWLEDAIARAPLVGAIARWFAWRFTIVARAPG; encoded by the coding sequence TTGAGGCCGCACGAGCATGCGAGGACGGCGCCCGACGCGACGGCGCCGGATGCCGACGAGGCGCGACGCTACCGGGCCCTGGAGCGCGCCTGGCAGGACGAGGTCGGCGTCGACCTGCTCGACCGCCCCTTCGCGGCGGCGGGCAGCGCCGCGGTCTTCCACCACCAGTGGGATCGTCTGCTGGCGGAGATCGCCGCCGCTCCCGAGGGGAGCGTGATCGAGGTCGGCTGCGGGCGCGGGCACTTCCTCCGCTACGCCCAGGAGCGGGCGCCGCGTTCGACGCGACCACTGATCGGCCTCGACGTGTCGCGCGCCGTCGCCGCCCTGCCGCAGGCCCGGCTGGCCGGCGTCCAGGCGGACGGCGAATGGCTGCCGTTTCGCACCGCCAGCGCCGCCTGCATCGTGTTCGACGGCGCCCTGCACCACGTCATCGACTACGCCGCCGCCCTGCGCGAAGCACTGCGGGTCCTCGTCCCGGGCGGGCTGCTGGTGATCTACGAGCCGCTCAATTCCACCTTCACCACGCTGGTGCACCGGCTCCTCGATCCGATCGTCTTCCGCGCCTCGGTGCAGTACGAGTCCCCGATCGACATCCGCTTCAAGCGCGACTTCCACGAGCACCGCATCCTCGGCGTCCTGCGAGAGGGTGGCTGCACGGTGCGCGAGAGCCGTTCCGATTTTCTCGCCTACCCGCTGACCGGCTGTTACGCCGGCTCGGCGTTCGGTCGCAGCCTGCGGGTGATGCGGGCGCTCCTGTGGCTCGAGGACGCGATCGCCCGCGCGCCGCTGGTCGGTGCCATCGCCCGCTGGTTCGCCTGGCGTTTCACCATCGTGGCGCGAGCGCCCGGATGA
- a CDS encoding glycosyltransferase family 2 protein — MTASVPAPTAPKVTVIILTWNRVDDVVTCLESFSEVTYPNLEVVVVDNASADETVATLRAKYDWITLIVNDDNLGYVGGNNVGIRYALEHGAEYVFILNSDTKMIANCLEELVRTMQADPRIAITGAKNLYMQNPAFTWGKYGILNWGPMLCKTHGRFVRDYPESSPKDVDWVIGNGCMMSREALEKVGIFDEDFFQVNEDVDWCMRARKLGYRVVYVDTAAIQHRGASSADLSKPIVFSYGYFLGRNAILFAKKHANPFQFAWLLLMMMIGVTGRISAIALGAVIRAVMSQEHFVTGMVDGFASRLRRDKITIRMPVPTNEPPDTLVIRILRWLGA; from the coding sequence GTGACCGCATCCGTCCCCGCCCCGACCGCACCGAAGGTGACGGTCATCATCCTCACCTGGAATCGCGTCGACGACGTCGTGACCTGCCTCGAGAGCTTCTCCGAGGTGACATATCCCAACCTCGAGGTCGTGGTCGTGGACAACGCGTCGGCCGACGAGACGGTGGCGACGCTGCGCGCCAAGTACGACTGGATCACGCTGATCGTCAACGACGACAACCTCGGCTACGTCGGCGGCAACAACGTCGGCATCCGCTACGCGCTCGAGCACGGCGCCGAGTACGTCTTCATCCTCAACAGCGACACCAAGATGATCGCCAACTGCCTCGAGGAGCTGGTGCGCACGATGCAGGCCGATCCGCGCATCGCCATCACCGGGGCGAAGAACCTCTACATGCAGAACCCCGCCTTCACCTGGGGCAAGTACGGCATCCTCAACTGGGGCCCGATGCTCTGCAAGACGCACGGGCGCTTCGTGCGCGACTACCCGGAGTCGTCGCCGAAGGACGTCGACTGGGTGATCGGCAACGGCTGCATGATGAGCCGCGAGGCGCTGGAGAAGGTCGGCATCTTCGACGAGGACTTCTTCCAGGTGAACGAGGACGTCGACTGGTGCATGCGGGCGCGCAAGCTCGGCTACCGCGTCGTCTACGTCGACACCGCCGCCATCCAGCACCGCGGCGCCTCGAGCGCCGACCTCTCGAAGCCGATCGTCTTCTCCTACGGCTACTTTCTCGGCCGCAACGCCATCCTGTTCGCCAAGAAGCACGCCAACCCGTTCCAGTTCGCGTGGCTGCTGCTGATGATGATGATCGGCGTCACCGGTCGCATCAGCGCCATCGCCCTCGGCGCCGTCATCCGCGCCGTGATGAGCCAGGAGCACTTCGTCACCGGCATGGTCGACGGCTTCGCCAGCCGCCTGCGCCGCGACAAGATCACCATCCGCATGCCGGTGCCGACCAACGAGCCGCCGGACACCCTGGTGATCCGCATCCTGCGCTGGCTGGGCGCGTGA
- a CDS encoding ABC transporter ATP-binding protein — protein sequence MPAIDLRDIHKTFRIPHEVHTTLTERILSGFRGTTYERFEALRGVDLVIEAGTFVGIIGGNGSGKSTLLKIISGLLPPDRGAVHVDGSMSALLELGLGFSNELTVRENVELYAAVLGYPRREVARRVDEAIRFADLDRFRDAKLKNLSTGMRARLGFATALQAESDIMLLDEILAVGDADFQLKCLNVFEDLKQRRKTMVLVSHDLGQVQRFCDEAVWLDHGRIAAQGDPDAVIAAYLSTVGREQTAETALPAAAAQAGGTRVWGEGQIRVLRGWIENEAGRAVGRVRCGDLATLVIECEAMEDVESPVLGIGINADDGFPVYGDTSHALGAQAPSLAAGQRIEWRVRFVAAMRNGRYRVGVGLADKDSTQYYDLVEAAIEFVVHGGLGRHTGADMHGRISYADLQGRVSFRVGAADAAATPEPIVRQRQKGGAR from the coding sequence ATGCCGGCGATCGATCTGCGCGACATCCACAAGACCTTCCGCATCCCGCACGAGGTGCACACGACGCTCACCGAGCGCATCCTCAGCGGCTTCCGCGGCACCACCTACGAGCGCTTCGAGGCGTTGCGCGGCGTCGACCTGGTGATCGAGGCGGGGACCTTCGTCGGCATCATCGGCGGCAACGGCTCGGGCAAGTCGACGCTGCTGAAGATCATCTCCGGGCTGCTGCCGCCGGACCGCGGCGCGGTGCATGTCGACGGCTCGATGTCGGCGCTGCTCGAGCTCGGCCTCGGCTTCAGCAACGAGCTGACGGTGCGCGAGAACGTCGAGCTCTACGCCGCGGTGCTCGGCTACCCGCGCCGCGAGGTGGCGCGGCGGGTGGACGAGGCGATCCGCTTCGCCGACCTCGACCGCTTCCGCGACGCCAAGCTGAAGAACCTCTCGACCGGCATGCGCGCCCGCCTCGGCTTCGCCACCGCGCTGCAGGCGGAGAGCGACATCATGCTGCTCGACGAGATCCTCGCCGTCGGCGACGCCGACTTCCAGCTCAAGTGCCTCAACGTCTTCGAGGACCTGAAGCAGCGTCGCAAGACGATGGTGCTGGTCAGCCACGACCTCGGCCAGGTGCAGCGCTTCTGCGACGAGGCGGTGTGGCTCGACCACGGCCGCATCGCCGCCCAGGGCGATCCGGACGCGGTGATCGCCGCCTACCTCAGCACGGTGGGCCGCGAGCAGACCGCCGAGACGGCGCTGCCCGCGGCCGCGGCGCAGGCGGGCGGAACGCGCGTCTGGGGCGAGGGGCAGATCCGCGTCCTGCGCGGCTGGATCGAGAACGAGGCCGGCCGCGCCGTCGGTCGCGTGCGCTGCGGCGACCTCGCCACCCTGGTCATCGAGTGCGAGGCCATGGAGGACGTCGAGTCCCCGGTCCTCGGCATCGGCATCAACGCCGACGACGGCTTTCCGGTGTACGGCGACACCAGCCACGCGCTCGGCGCGCAGGCGCCGTCGCTCGCCGCCGGCCAGCGCATCGAGTGGCGGGTGCGCTTCGTGGCCGCGATGCGCAATGGCCGCTACCGCGTCGGCGTCGGCCTGGCCGACAAGGATTCCACGCAGTACTACGACCTGGTCGAGGCGGCGATCGAATTCGTCGTCCACGGCGGCCTCGGCCGCCACACCGGCGCCGACATGCACGGGCGGATCAGCTACGCCGACCTGCAGGGCCGCGTCAGTTTCCGCGTCGGCGCCGCCGACGCAGCCGCCACCCCCGAACCCATCGTCCGGCAACGGCAGAAAGGAGGCGCGCGGTGA
- a CDS encoding ABC transporter permease yields the protein MTRGVRAQPAATAANGRRRILPGAPTSWGGRRASYGWLVLQFALKDFKIRYTHSALGYAWSVLNPLMFFAIYYVVFTFFMRLDVPNYPGFLLLGVALWNFFSEGTATGAGSLLSRAELLTKTVLPREVMVYSALLSAGLTFIINLAVLAVLLRVTGTPLTMPAITFPILLVDLVLLTLGTSLFLAPLYVRYRDVGYLWNIVLQVGFWLTPIIYLDLMVPERWRWIVWVNPVGRIIGDSRRALIYGWWPGARGLLLTTAMSVGVCLLGYHMFRRLQHRLVEHF from the coding sequence ATGACACGGGGGGTACGGGCACAACCCGCGGCCACGGCGGCGAACGGGCGGCGGCGCATTCTGCCGGGCGCGCCGACGAGCTGGGGCGGCCGGCGCGCCAGCTACGGCTGGCTGGTGCTGCAGTTCGCCCTCAAGGACTTCAAGATCCGCTACACCCACTCCGCCCTGGGCTACGCCTGGTCGGTGCTCAACCCGTTGATGTTCTTCGCCATCTACTACGTCGTCTTCACCTTCTTCATGCGCCTCGACGTCCCCAACTACCCGGGGTTCCTGCTGCTCGGCGTGGCGCTGTGGAACTTCTTCTCCGAGGGGACGGCGACCGGCGCCGGCTCGCTGCTGTCGCGCGCCGAGCTGCTGACCAAGACCGTCCTGCCGCGCGAGGTGATGGTCTACTCGGCCCTGCTCAGCGCCGGCCTCACCTTCATCATCAATCTGGCGGTGCTGGCGGTGCTGCTGCGGGTCACCGGCACGCCGCTGACCATGCCGGCGATCACCTTCCCGATCCTGCTCGTCGACCTGGTGCTGCTCACCCTCGGCACCTCGCTGTTCCTGGCGCCGCTGTACGTGCGCTATCGCGACGTCGGCTACCTGTGGAACATCGTCCTCCAGGTCGGCTTCTGGCTGACGCCGATCATCTACCTCGACCTGATGGTGCCGGAGCGCTGGCGCTGGATCGTCTGGGTCAATCCGGTCGGCCGCATCATCGGCGACAGCCGCCGCGCCCTCATCTACGGCTGGTGGCCGGGCGCCCGCGGCCTGCTGCTGACGACCGCCATGTCGGTCGGCGTCTGCCTGCTCGGCTACCACATGTTCCGCCGCCTGCAGCACCGGCTCGTGGAGCACTTCTGA
- a CDS encoding glycosyltransferase family 2 protein, with translation MTPHVVLLILTWNRRDDVLRCVASLPRLTYPRLTPVVVDNASADDTVAALQAAHPGLAIIRNPSNLGYAGGNNVGIRWALARGADYALLINSDTEVTAGMVDELVRVAESDARIAVVGCRNLLLEDPARLWGAFGTLTYGPFLVRSEGAGQPDGAPWRGTRDVDVAIGNGYLWRRTALEQIGLLDESLFGYHEDVDWCLRARRAGWRVVYAGDAAILHRGGSSSAPGAHRVFPQAYFLGRNGVRIAQRYGAPRQQLRFAAASLAACAGRAARAALRRDAPGIARERAFLRGALDAWRDRPIPFAALGMADVR, from the coding sequence GTGACCCCGCACGTCGTCCTGCTCATCCTGACCTGGAACCGGCGCGACGACGTGCTGCGCTGCGTCGCCAGCCTGCCCCGCCTGACCTACCCGCGGCTGACGCCGGTGGTGGTCGACAACGCCTCCGCCGACGACACGGTGGCGGCGCTGCAAGCGGCGCATCCCGGGCTGGCGATCATCCGCAACCCGAGCAATCTCGGCTACGCCGGCGGCAACAACGTCGGCATCCGCTGGGCGCTGGCGCGCGGCGCCGACTACGCGCTGCTGATCAACAGCGACACCGAGGTGACCGCCGGCATGGTGGACGAGCTGGTGCGGGTGGCGGAGTCGGACGCGCGCATCGCCGTGGTCGGCTGCCGCAACCTGTTGCTCGAGGATCCGGCGCGCCTGTGGGGGGCCTTCGGCACGCTCACCTACGGGCCGTTCCTGGTGCGCAGCGAGGGCGCCGGCCAGCCCGACGGCGCGCCCTGGCGCGGCACGCGCGACGTCGACGTCGCGATCGGCAACGGCTACCTGTGGCGGCGGACGGCGCTGGAGCAGATCGGGCTGCTCGACGAATCGCTGTTCGGCTACCACGAGGACGTCGACTGGTGCCTGCGCGCCCGCCGCGCCGGCTGGCGCGTCGTCTACGCCGGCGACGCCGCCATCCTGCACCGCGGCGGCTCGAGCTCGGCGCCCGGCGCCCACCGCGTCTTCCCGCAGGCCTACTTCCTCGGCCGCAACGGCGTCCGCATCGCCCAGCGCTACGGCGCGCCGCGGCAGCAGCTCCGCTTCGCCGCCGCCTCGCTCGCCGCCTGCGCCGGGCGCGCCGCCCGCGCCGCCCTGCGCCGCGACGCCCCCGGCATCGCCCGCGAGCGCGCCTTCCTGCGCGGCGCCCTCGACGCCTGGCGCGACCGCCCCATCCCCTTCGCCGCCCTCGGCATGGCCGACGTGCGCTAG